In one window of Ovis aries strain OAR_USU_Benz2616 breed Rambouillet chromosome 5, ARS-UI_Ramb_v3.0, whole genome shotgun sequence DNA:
- the RPS23 gene encoding small ribosomal subunit protein uS12 — protein sequence MGKCRGLRTARKLRSHRRDQKWHDKQYKKAHLGTALKANPFGGASHAKGIVLEKVGVEAKQPNSAIRKCVRVQLIKNGKKITAFVPNDGCLNFIEENDEVLVAGFGRKGHAVGDIPGVRFKVVKVANVSLLALYKGKKERPRS from the exons ATGG GCAAGTGTCGCGGTCTTCGTACTGCCAGGAAGCTCCGTAGCCACCGACGAGACCAGAAGTGGCATGATAAGCAGTACAAGAAAGCCCATCTGGGCACAGCCCTGAAGGCCAACCCTTTTGGCGGCGCTTCTCACGCCAAGGGAATTGTGCTGGAAAAAGT AGGAGTTGAAGCCAAACAGCCAAATTCTGCTATCAGGAAGTGTGTCAGGGTTCAACTAATCAAGAATGGCAAAAAAATCACTGCTTTTGTACCCAATGATGGTTGCTTGAATTTTATTGAG GAAAATGATGAAGTTCTGGTTGCTGGATTTGGTCGCAAAGGTCATGCTGTTGGTGACATTCCTGGAGTCCGCTTTAAGGTTGTCAAAGTAGCCAATGTCTCTCTTTTGGCTTTGTACAAAGGCAAGAAGGAGAGACCAAGATCATAA